The genomic segment GTGGAGGTCACGGCACTGACTAAGGCGCGCTTACGCTAAGACGAAATTCCTGGCACGCTGGTAACAGAGGCAGCGGTCTCTCCGATGACGGCACTTGATGATCCTGAGGCTATCCGTCATTTCCAGTCGATTTGTGATGCCTGCCAGGAGCTGACCGACCGCTATCACTCTCCCTCCGAACTGCGTATCTACGCGGATGGGTATCTGCATGCATTGCGTCGATCGGCCACCCTCGACCCCAGAGTCCTGCATCGATTGGAACAGCTGATCGATCGTTGGATTCTTGATCCGTCCAGCTTTATCGGTCCCGATGGAGATGTCAGCACGCTGTACATGCGTCGCCCCGAGGCGTTCTGATCACGTTCACCGTCGCTTCGGCTGTTTCTGAATCTCCTGGGCTCCAGAAATTATTGGCACCACAGGGTTATGGGCTGAACATACATTTCAATGAAGCGCCTGAATATTGCTGGAAAATCAACAACAGGATGGGCATTGACGGATGATTATTCAGGCGAATTAGTTACAGCATCTAATACAGATATTTGCGAAGACCCTCGACCGATGAACCAACTATGAAGAGCTGAAACGCGATTTCCTACAGCAATCAAAGGGCCAATGATCCTTGCGGCCAACAGGAATTCAGCACGTCAGCTTGCCAGGGCGATTTCCAGCTTCTCCTTGAGCTCACCGGCGTTGTACATCTCGATCAGGATGTCGGAGCCGCCGATGAATTCACCTTTCACGTACACCTGAGGAATCGTTGGCCAACTCGAAAATTCTTTGATTCCCTGACGAATCTCAGGGTCGGAGAGGACGTCGAAGGTCTCAAAGCTGACGCCAAGCGAGTGGAGAATCTGGACGACGTTGTTCGAGAAGCCGCACTGGGGCATCAATTTTGATCCCTTCATGAACACGAAGATCGGGCTGGATTGAACCAGCTCTTCGATGCGGCTGCGGGTGGAAGCGTCCATGAATTCGAATTTCAGTTGGAAGTGGTGGTGTCTGGGGTTGAGCCGTCGGGAACCGTGGTGTTGAGCGCCAGGGCATGAATGGCCTCACTGGCCAGTTCGGCTTGAAGTGCCCCGTAGACCAGCTGATGCTGCTTGATTCGGGACAAACCAACAAAAGCTGTGGAGACGACGCTCACCTGCAGATGATCCCCACCTCCAGTGAGGTCCTCCACCGTCACCGAAGCATCCGGAATGGCGCGCTGAATGGCGGCCTCGACCGCAGACGGCTGAACCATGAGCAGGAAACTCCCTCTATTTGATGTTGACAGATCAGTTGGAGCCAGCGGGGGCGGCACCTTTGAATTCCGTATCGACGAATCCGAGCTCTACCAGGCTCTGGTAGGCCTTTTGTCCCTGCGGTTGGGAGGGGGTCATCAGCCTCACCACCTCTACAAGCACGGGAACGGCCACTTCCGGTTGGTTCTGACGGCGGAACAGGGCAGCCAGGCGAAGGTTGGCTTCCGCCAGCAGGGCCAGGGATTGACGTCCCTTGTCGTCCATTTCGCGCGGGATGCGGGCATCAAGGCCTCGGAAGGCACCACTGAGATCCCGGTAGAACGCCAGCAGCTGTTTGGCGGCCTTGCGGGCATCGTCGTAGGCCTTGCGAGCGGTGGTGAGATCTCCGGATGCAGCAGCGGCGTCGCCCTTGTCAATCAGGGACTGGACAGATGAGGGGTTGAAACCACCCGTGGTCTGCGCCAGAACCCGACCGCTACTAGCTCCTTGAGCCAACACCTGCGCTGGTGTGAACCCCAAGGCAGCCAGGAGTGCTGCAGCCGTCAGTAAGGAACGACAACCCATCGGGTTAGGTCCATTAAGAATTCGCGGACTTTAAAAGCAATGCAAGGGGCGGCCCACCGCCTCACGGGCCGCTTGTTCAGCTGCATGCATGCTCGTCGCCAGTGCCTTGGTGAAGCGTTGTCCCGCCTCGCGGCTGCCATCGTCAGACAGCATCATCGGTGCTCCGAAACAGATGGCTGCTCGACTGAGTGGACGAGGCGGCGCCTGCCCGTAGCCAATCCCCACTGGGATCACAGGAACCTGAACGCCCCGTCGTTGCGCCAGCTGCGCCAGTCGAACCAGTCCCTGGTGGAGCTGGATCGCTCGATCCTGCCGTTGAATCCGTCCCTCCGGAAACACCACCAGCTGCTGGCCATCGGCCAACAGATCGATGGCCAGTCGCAGCGTGGTCATGGACGGTCGCCCCTGATCCACAGGGAAGCAACCGAGGCGCTGTAGGAACCAGCCCTGCAGGCCGCCCATTTCCGTGGTGGTCACCATGAAGCGGCAGTCCCGACCAGTGACCCGCCGACCTGCGGCCATCGGCAGCATCAGGGCATCCCAGCGAGCTCGATGGGTGGGTGCCAGCAGGACGGGGCCTGAACGGGGCAGGTTATCGTGCTGCAGCACGATTCGTTCTCGGAACTGCAGGCGCAGCGCT from the Synechococcus sp. KORDI-100 genome contains:
- a CDS encoding DUF6761 family protein, which codes for MTALDDPEAIRHFQSICDACQELTDRYHSPSELRIYADGYLHALRRSATLDPRVLHRLEQLIDRWILDPSSFIGPDGDVSTLYMRRPEAF
- a CDS encoding 1-acyl-sn-glycerol-3-phosphate acyltransferase, which encodes MPAALANRESALQVGIDPFWAPLAMLVTQDLALRLQFRERIVLQHDNLPRSGPVLLAPTHRARWDALMLPMAAGRRVTGRDCRFMVTTTEMGGLQGWFLQRLGCFPVDQGRPSMTTLRLAIDLLADGQQLVVFPEGRIQRQDRAIQLHQGLVRLAQLAQRRGVQVPVIPVGIGYGQAPPRPLSRAAICFGAPMMLSDDGSREAGQRFTKALATSMHAAEQAAREAVGRPLHCF
- the grxD gene encoding Grx4 family monothiol glutaredoxin, whose translation is MDASTRSRIEELVQSSPIFVFMKGSKLMPQCGFSNNVVQILHSLGVSFETFDVLSDPEIRQGIKEFSSWPTIPQVYVKGEFIGGSDILIEMYNAGELKEKLEIALAS
- a CDS encoding BolA family protein encodes the protein MVQPSAVEAAIQRAIPDASVTVEDLTGGGDHLQVSVVSTAFVGLSRIKQHQLVYGALQAELASEAIHALALNTTVPDGSTPDTTTSN